A stretch of Cryomorphaceae bacterium 1068 DNA encodes these proteins:
- a CDS encoding TonB-dependent receptor — protein MLNPTRFSLLLIFAFVSLFAQAQNGTVRGFVYEEESGEAVIFTNVYLKGTSLGAATDVNGYFSITQIPEGQYTLMVTYLGYDTLSKKIGVTAGDILTQKLFLAKSSVQMQAVEISAEKQERQTNVTMSVTKATPKQIKQIPTIGATADLAQYLQVLPGVIFTGDQGGQLYIRGGSPIQNKVLLDGATIFNPFHSIGLFSVFDTEVIKNADIYTGGFGAEYGGRISSIMDITTRDGNKRRYSGKVGFSTFAANALFEGPLKKQTNDGKSSSSFLLSAKHSYLDESSKLLYGYIDEDGLPFSFTDLYGKVSFNTANGSKFNLFGFSFNDEVQFQETSNLNWNSFGGGADFILVPSSTAALLEGGLNFSSYEITLEESAGPSNPISEGTEEVLLQPRTSAVNSFNLFLDFKYFFGDDALKYGIDISGFGTELSFFNPLGQRIEQNDNNTELAGYVTYKKKINNLILDGGFRLQYYASIRTLRPEPRLGVKYNLTENLRLKAAFGMFSQNIISANSDRDVVNLFYGFLVGPEDLQDEITLEDGSTREVKNPLQTAIHYIAGIEYDVTDRISVNLEGYFKDFTQLTNINRNKIYSSRTQDPTVPDILKNDFIVETGTAVGLDLTVGYESRKVYIWTVFSAANVDRWDGVRSYDPVFDRNYNVNLVASYRFGKGLDWEVNGRWNYGSGFPFTQNQGFYLQENLVNGLNTDITQTNSDEAQIQYAGLNEGRLPDYHRLDLTLKKTFKFSENSSLETSFSVTNTYDRENIFFVDRVTGERVNQLPILPSFGVLYSF, from the coding sequence ATGTTGAATCCCACCAGATTTTCTCTTCTACTGATTTTTGCCTTTGTTTCTCTCTTCGCTCAAGCACAGAACGGAACGGTCCGTGGATTTGTGTATGAAGAAGAATCAGGTGAGGCGGTGATATTCACCAACGTTTACCTCAAAGGCACATCGTTAGGGGCTGCGACGGATGTAAATGGATATTTTTCCATCACCCAAATTCCTGAAGGACAGTACACTCTCATGGTTACCTATTTGGGTTATGACACACTTTCAAAAAAAATAGGAGTCACAGCAGGAGACATTTTGACCCAGAAGCTTTTCTTAGCCAAATCCAGTGTTCAGATGCAAGCGGTAGAAATTTCTGCTGAAAAGCAAGAACGACAAACTAACGTCACCATGTCGGTTACGAAAGCTACTCCAAAGCAAATCAAGCAGATTCCGACTATTGGTGCTACGGCTGATTTAGCCCAGTACTTACAAGTGCTGCCTGGTGTCATCTTCACCGGAGACCAAGGAGGGCAGCTTTATATACGTGGTGGATCGCCAATTCAGAACAAAGTTTTATTAGATGGCGCCACAATTTTTAACCCCTTCCACAGTATCGGGCTTTTTTCGGTTTTTGATACGGAGGTAATCAAGAATGCCGATATCTACACTGGTGGATTCGGTGCAGAATACGGTGGTAGAATTTCGTCCATTATGGACATAACTACCCGCGATGGTAACAAAAGAAGGTATTCGGGAAAAGTAGGTTTTAGCACATTTGCAGCCAACGCACTCTTTGAAGGGCCGCTTAAAAAGCAAACCAATGATGGGAAGTCTTCTTCTTCTTTTTTGCTTTCGGCAAAACACTCCTATTTGGATGAGTCTTCTAAGTTGCTGTACGGCTACATCGATGAAGATGGGCTACCTTTTAGTTTCACCGACCTTTACGGAAAGGTCTCTTTTAATACCGCCAATGGGAGTAAATTCAACTTATTCGGTTTCAGCTTTAATGATGAAGTGCAATTTCAGGAAACCAGCAACCTGAACTGGAACTCATTTGGTGGAGGGGCTGACTTTATATTGGTGCCAAGTTCTACGGCCGCTTTATTGGAGGGTGGGCTTAATTTCAGTAGTTATGAAATCACCTTGGAGGAGAGCGCAGGGCCTAGTAACCCTATTTCAGAAGGTACAGAGGAAGTACTCCTCCAGCCGAGAACCAGCGCGGTCAACAGCTTTAACTTATTCCTCGATTTCAAGTATTTCTTCGGTGATGACGCATTGAAATACGGAATAGATATCTCAGGGTTTGGGACGGAACTCTCCTTCTTTAATCCTTTGGGACAAAGAATCGAGCAGAACGACAATAACACGGAACTGGCGGGTTACGTAACTTATAAGAAGAAAATCAACAACTTAATCCTCGATGGAGGATTCAGGTTGCAATATTATGCCTCTATTCGGACTCTCAGACCAGAGCCAAGACTTGGAGTAAAATACAATCTGACTGAAAATCTGCGACTGAAAGCAGCCTTCGGAATGTTTTCCCAAAACATCATTTCGGCAAACTCAGACCGTGATGTAGTCAACCTTTTTTACGGTTTCTTAGTAGGGCCTGAAGATCTTCAGGATGAGATCACTTTGGAAGATGGAAGTACCAGAGAAGTTAAAAATCCATTGCAAACAGCCATTCACTACATCGCAGGTATTGAGTACGATGTAACCGATCGTATTTCCGTCAATCTGGAAGGTTACTTCAAAGACTTTACTCAGCTTACGAATATCAACAGAAACAAAATTTACAGCAGTCGAACACAAGACCCTACAGTGCCGGATATCCTGAAAAACGATTTTATTGTAGAAACAGGAACTGCCGTGGGATTGGACTTAACTGTAGGCTACGAAAGCCGAAAAGTCTACATCTGGACAGTATTCTCAGCAGCCAACGTGGACAGATGGGACGGAGTGCGATCCTACGACCCTGTTTTTGACAGAAATTACAATGTCAACCTGGTAGCTTCTTACCGATTCGGAAAAGGACTCGATTGGGAAGTTAATGGAAGATGGAACTATGGAAGTGGATTTCCATTCACACAAAACCAAGGTTTCTACTTACAAGAGAATTTGGTGAACGGATTGAACACTGATATCACCCAGACCAACAGTGACGAAGCTCAAATTCAATACGCAGGCTTGAATGAAGGTAGACTACCAGATTACCACAGACTGGATCTTACGTTGAAAAAAACATTCAAGTTTTCTGAGAATTCGTCTTTGGAAACGAGCTTCAGCGTTACGAATACCTACGATCGTGAAAATATTTTCTTCGTAGATCGTGTGACAGGTGAGCGAGTGAACCAGCTTCCGATTCTACCTAGTTTCGGAGTTCTATACTCTTTCTAA
- the holA gene encoding DNA polymerase III subunit delta — translation MSFSQIMTSLRKKEYSPFYFFDGDESFYIDKLIDFIQNNVLDEGEREFNQSVFYGRDISPEDLIPVVKRFPMMAEYQVVIVKEAQNWKDLSALQTLLENPVPTTILAISYKEKKLDGRNSMTKLIKSKGTYMNSSKLRDDQVSSWLNDHCKLLKLDIDPRAIVLLSEHIGADLISLDKALQRLKLVASGEKITPDLIQEHIGISKDFNIFELQKAIGFRDNARAIYIANYFANNEKEHHLIPVTYGLYRYFTQLIRYHRAENHADPQKLARAMGVNPYFVKDYRQAAVNYPRVKLMKVMEILHDIDLKMKGLGNSTARHKELMNEMVSRILRV, via the coding sequence ATGAGCTTTAGCCAAATAATGACTTCACTGCGTAAAAAGGAATATTCGCCTTTTTACTTTTTCGATGGTGACGAGTCATTTTATATCGACAAATTGATTGACTTCATCCAAAACAACGTTTTGGATGAAGGTGAGCGGGAGTTCAATCAATCGGTATTTTATGGAAGAGATATTTCTCCCGAGGATTTGATTCCTGTTGTAAAGAGATTTCCAATGATGGCAGAATATCAAGTAGTCATTGTAAAGGAAGCTCAGAATTGGAAGGATTTATCGGCGCTTCAAACTCTTTTGGAAAATCCCGTCCCTACCACGATATTGGCCATTAGCTACAAAGAAAAAAAACTTGATGGTCGAAATAGCATGACCAAACTCATCAAGAGCAAGGGAACCTATATGAATAGCTCCAAACTTCGTGATGACCAAGTTTCATCTTGGCTCAATGATCATTGCAAGCTGCTGAAATTAGATATTGATCCTAGAGCGATTGTGCTGCTCAGCGAACATATTGGAGCAGATTTAATCAGTCTCGACAAAGCATTGCAAAGACTTAAATTGGTTGCAAGTGGAGAAAAAATAACGCCCGACTTGATTCAGGAGCACATAGGGATTAGTAAGGATTTCAATATTTTCGAATTGCAAAAGGCAATTGGTTTTAGAGACAATGCTCGGGCGATTTACATTGCAAATTACTTTGCCAATAATGAGAAAGAACACCATTTGATTCCGGTAACTTATGGTCTTTATAGGTACTTTACTCAACTCATTCGCTACCATAGAGCCGAAAATCATGCCGATCCACAAAAACTGGCAAGAGCCATGGGCGTAAACCCATACTTTGTGAAAGATTACAGGCAAGCTGCTGTAAATTACCCCAGAGTCAAGCTGATGAAGGTGATGGAAATCCTTCATGACATTGACCTCAAAATGAAAGGTCTTGGAAATTCAACAGCTCGTCATAAGGAACTTATGAATGAGATGGTCTCCAGAATTTTGAGGGTCTAA
- a CDS encoding CTP synthase, which translates to MGQKTKYIFVTGGVTSSLGKGIISASLAKLLQGRGYSVTIQKLDPYINIDPGTLNPYEHGECFVTEDGAETDLDLGHYERFLNTNTSQANNITTGRIYQNVINRERRGDFLGKTVQVIPHITDEIKRCIQILGNENDYDFVITEIGGTVGDIESLPYVEAVRQLKWQMGNDCVVVHLTLVPYLAAAGELKTKPTQHSVKALLELGVQPDILVCRTEHELTDDLRQKIAQFCNVNPNAVIESIDAKTIYDVPILMEEEELDRVVMEKLGLSTDPKGADLTHWRRFLKQHKNPKNSVKIGLVGKYIELKDAYKSIVESFIHAGAENGAKVELVWLHSEDITTDNVVNQLSGLQGLLVAPGFGERGIDGKIEAIRYARENGLPFLGICLGMQCAVIEFARNVLGLKNAHTTEINENASDPVIDIMDEQKDLDTKGGTMRLGAYECKLKAGSKAHMIYGKELISERHRHRYEFNNKYLGDFEANGMIASGINPESGLAEIVEIPEHPWFVGVQFHPEYKSTVAEPHPLFVGFVKAAVESKKILAKA; encoded by the coding sequence ATGGGTCAAAAGACCAAATACATCTTTGTAACTGGCGGGGTTACTTCATCTTTAGGGAAAGGAATTATTTCGGCCTCTTTGGCTAAGCTGCTTCAGGGTAGAGGCTATTCCGTTACCATTCAAAAACTCGACCCCTACATCAACATTGACCCGGGAACCTTAAATCCATACGAACATGGAGAGTGTTTTGTAACGGAGGACGGCGCTGAGACAGATCTTGACCTCGGACATTACGAACGATTTTTGAACACCAATACTTCTCAGGCAAACAACATCACAACAGGTAGAATTTACCAAAACGTGATCAACCGTGAAAGAAGAGGAGACTTCTTGGGCAAGACCGTTCAGGTTATCCCTCACATTACTGATGAAATTAAGCGCTGCATTCAGATTCTCGGAAACGAGAATGACTATGACTTCGTAATCACTGAGATAGGCGGGACAGTCGGAGATATTGAATCCCTTCCCTACGTGGAGGCTGTTAGACAACTCAAGTGGCAAATGGGAAATGATTGTGTAGTGGTTCACCTGACTCTTGTCCCCTATTTGGCGGCAGCTGGAGAGCTAAAAACAAAACCTACGCAACACAGTGTTAAAGCCCTTTTAGAGCTCGGAGTACAACCTGACATTCTCGTTTGTAGAACTGAACACGAATTGACTGATGATTTACGTCAAAAGATTGCCCAGTTCTGCAACGTAAACCCTAATGCCGTTATAGAATCCATTGATGCCAAGACCATATACGACGTTCCAATTCTAATGGAAGAAGAAGAACTCGACCGGGTGGTAATGGAAAAATTGGGACTTTCAACCGACCCCAAAGGTGCTGATCTCACCCATTGGAGACGCTTCTTAAAACAACACAAGAATCCGAAAAACTCAGTTAAGATCGGACTGGTAGGAAAGTACATCGAGCTTAAAGATGCCTACAAGTCCATCGTTGAATCCTTTATACACGCAGGCGCTGAAAACGGTGCGAAAGTGGAGCTGGTTTGGCTTCACAGCGAAGACATCACCACAGATAACGTGGTAAATCAGCTTTCAGGGCTGCAAGGCCTTTTGGTAGCACCGGGATTTGGTGAACGAGGAATAGATGGTAAAATTGAAGCCATTCGATATGCACGTGAAAACGGCCTACCGTTCTTAGGGATTTGCCTTGGAATGCAATGTGCGGTGATCGAGTTCGCCAGAAACGTTCTTGGTCTTAAGAACGCACATACAACAGAAATCAATGAGAATGCCAGCGATCCCGTTATCGATATAATGGATGAGCAAAAAGACCTCGACACGAAAGGGGGCACCATGCGCCTGGGAGCTTATGAATGTAAACTAAAGGCAGGCTCAAAGGCTCACATGATTTATGGTAAAGAACTCATATCAGAGCGTCACAGACATAGATATGAATTTAACAATAAGTATCTCGGAGATTTTGAAGCGAACGGAATGATTGCTTCAGGAATAAATCCGGAGAGTGGATTGGCAGAAATTGTGGAGATACCCGAGCATCCATGGTTTGTTGGTGTACAGTTTCACCCCGAATACAAGAGTACCGTTGCCGAGCCGCACCCACTCTTTGTAGGCTTTGTAAAAGCTGCAGTAGAATCAAAGAAGATTTTGGCGAAAGCATAA